A portion of the Rubripirellula tenax genome contains these proteins:
- a CDS encoding CIA30 family protein — MTSLFAYTHASDTGNWQIVNVGVMGGRSSSQASIVRLDSGDSAETGLRVMRFAGNLSLKNDGPFVRLIDPQHEVDISPGSVRGNPV; from the coding sequence ATGACCAGTCTCTTCGCGTACACTCATGCCAGCGACACGGGAAATTGGCAGATTGTCAACGTTGGTGTGATGGGCGGTCGATCGAGCAGTCAAGCGTCGATCGTCAGACTAGATTCGGGTGACAGTGCCGAAACCGGACTCAGGGTGATGCGATTCGCAGGCAACCTGTCGTTAAAAAACGATGGCCCATTCGTTCGGCTGATCGATCCCCAGCACGAAGTTGACATCTCGCCAGGTTCCGTCCGTGGGAATCCCGTTTAA
- a CDS encoding TIGR03643 family protein, whose protein sequence is MTEIPELTRAQIDRVIMMAWEDRTSFDAIRDQFGLTPGDVIKLMRHEMTTNSFKMWRKRTHGRTTKHEAKFAETDAGDQPRRFRAKSQRG, encoded by the coding sequence GTGACTGAAATCCCCGAACTCACTCGAGCTCAGATCGATCGCGTCATCATGATGGCTTGGGAAGATCGCACCAGCTTCGATGCGATCCGCGACCAGTTTGGCTTGACGCCGGGCGACGTGATCAAGCTGATGCGACACGAAATGACGACTAACTCGTTCAAGATGTGGCGAAAGCGAACGCACGGCCGAACGACGAAGCACGAAGCTAAATTCGCCGAGACCGATGCTGGCGACCAACCCCGCCGCTTCCGAGCGAAGTCGCAACGAGGCTGA
- a CDS encoding alkyl/aryl-sulfatase: MKRTIFSFCLVLSVASSGVAQEVTNATQRLRNQSVQFEEQIVKVADKVHVAVGFSPANVSMIEGDDGLVIIDTGMSVDDGTRIMEEFRKLSDQPVKAIIFTHAHGDHTGGAAAFFGDERPQIWAHENFGSEAAPWEAGGLAFQNVRGARQAGFKLPPEQRINNGVAPARYPRRGGAVFSSGRETTPTHFLDGDRQSIDVGGVEIELVAAPGETNDGLFIWYPAGKIMFAGDNFYRSFPNLYAIRGTPNRSTRLWAESLSKMADTDAVALVGGHTNPILGADQVRQVLTDYRDAVRFIHDKTVEGINKGMTPDQLVEYVQLPEHLAGKEYLQPFYGHPDWGVRTTFNYYLGWFDGNPSNLFPLPPKAEAERVAKLAGGTDKLLASAREALAADDDQWAAQLADHLLAIDADDNVAKQIKADALTKLSSNMVNATARNYYLTVARELRE; the protein is encoded by the coding sequence AGTTGCAGACAAAGTTCACGTCGCTGTTGGTTTTAGTCCCGCCAACGTTTCGATGATCGAAGGCGATGACGGATTGGTCATCATCGACACTGGTATGTCGGTAGATGATGGCACTCGCATCATGGAAGAATTCCGCAAGCTCAGTGATCAACCCGTGAAGGCGATCATCTTCACCCATGCGCACGGCGATCACACCGGCGGTGCGGCGGCGTTTTTCGGTGACGAACGTCCGCAGATTTGGGCACATGAGAACTTCGGCAGCGAAGCTGCTCCGTGGGAAGCCGGAGGTCTGGCGTTTCAAAATGTCCGCGGTGCAAGGCAAGCCGGGTTCAAGCTTCCACCCGAGCAGCGGATCAACAACGGCGTTGCGCCGGCGAGATACCCACGGCGCGGTGGAGCCGTCTTTTCATCGGGCAGAGAAACCACGCCGACTCACTTCCTGGACGGCGACCGCCAATCAATCGATGTCGGCGGCGTGGAGATCGAACTCGTTGCTGCGCCGGGCGAGACCAACGATGGCTTGTTTATTTGGTATCCGGCAGGAAAAATCATGTTCGCAGGGGACAATTTCTACCGATCGTTTCCAAACTTGTACGCGATTCGCGGCACTCCCAATCGCAGCACCCGGCTGTGGGCCGAAAGCCTCAGCAAAATGGCCGATACGGATGCCGTTGCATTGGTCGGCGGTCACACCAATCCGATTCTTGGAGCAGACCAAGTCCGGCAAGTCCTGACCGACTACCGCGACGCGGTGCGGTTCATCCATGACAAAACGGTGGAAGGAATCAACAAAGGAATGACGCCGGATCAATTGGTCGAGTACGTGCAGCTTCCTGAACACCTCGCGGGAAAAGAATACTTGCAACCGTTCTACGGGCATCCGGACTGGGGCGTCCGCACGACATTCAACTACTACCTAGGCTGGTTCGACGGCAATCCGTCTAATTTGTTTCCGTTGCCACCCAAGGCTGAAGCCGAGCGGGTCGCAAAGCTGGCCGGCGGAACTGACAAGCTGTTGGCATCCGCCCGCGAAGCCCTGGCCGCGGACGATGACCAATGGGCTGCGCAACTCGCCGATCACCTGCTGGCGATCGACGCCGACGACAACGTCGCGAAGCAAATCAAAGCAGACGCATTGACCAAACTTTCCAGCAACATGGTCAACGCGACCGCACGCAACTATTACCTGACTGTTGCTCGCGAGCTTAGAGAGTAG
- a CDS encoding transporter — translation MAYTYGDEKTNGQTAAGSDDLYLGFKIGLTSQNGVLPEMAIIPQMTVPTASSDRTEDEVLAGLNWLYGWDINDFLSAAGSTRFNRAIDEVTADGYTEWAQSWTLGYSLAERVGAYTEYYGFYPSGADTASPEHYFNGGVTYLINNDMRWDIRGGTGLNDEADDYFFGTGLSIRFR, via the coding sequence GTGGCGTACACATACGGTGACGAGAAAACGAATGGGCAAACCGCTGCCGGTTCCGACGACTTGTACCTCGGCTTCAAGATCGGTTTGACATCTCAGAATGGTGTGCTTCCCGAGATGGCGATCATTCCGCAGATGACCGTACCGACGGCAAGCAGCGATCGAACCGAAGACGAAGTGCTTGCGGGGCTCAATTGGCTCTACGGTTGGGACATCAACGATTTCTTGTCCGCCGCTGGCAGCACTCGGTTCAACCGCGCGATCGACGAGGTCACCGCCGATGGATACACCGAGTGGGCGCAGTCGTGGACGCTGGGCTATTCGTTGGCAGAGCGTGTTGGCGCCTATACAGAGTACTACGGGTTCTACCCAAGCGGCGCTGACACGGCTTCACCTGAACACTATTTCAACGGTGGTGTCACATACCTGATCAACAATGACATGCGATGGGATATTCGTGGCGGAACAGGGCTGAACGATGAAGCCGATGACTACTTTTTCGGAACCGGGCTGTCAATTCGATTCCGCTAA
- a CDS encoding PhzF family phenazine biosynthesis protein: MFIPNSIPIWQVDAFADRPFSGNPAAVCILENFPSNHWMQNVAAEMNLSETAFIVPTDESNSFHLRWFTPATEVDLCGHATLAAAHTLIEQKRIDTNLPIRFQTRSGELPCSQSGSRITLDFPLVSARGDVESDTKNALLAALGIQEAVVLRTKFDLVAAVSDARIVEALRPDFNALEKIETRGAMITASSRIDGVDFISRFFAPRCGINEDPVTGSAHCFLAPFWAKQLNKTSLVGHQASSRGGKVYCEVAGDRVHLSGNAVTVWKGHLLVAPE, translated from the coding sequence ATGTTCATACCTAACTCGATCCCGATCTGGCAGGTCGACGCATTCGCCGACCGTCCGTTTTCCGGCAACCCAGCGGCCGTGTGCATCTTGGAAAATTTTCCGAGCAACCATTGGATGCAAAATGTTGCCGCCGAGATGAATCTGTCGGAGACCGCCTTCATCGTTCCGACCGACGAATCAAATTCTTTTCACCTGCGTTGGTTCACGCCAGCAACCGAAGTGGACCTTTGCGGTCACGCCACGCTGGCCGCCGCTCACACGCTGATCGAACAAAAACGAATCGATACCAACTTGCCGATCCGCTTCCAAACCCGCAGCGGCGAATTGCCCTGCTCGCAATCAGGATCTCGTATCACTCTCGATTTCCCGCTTGTGTCGGCACGTGGCGATGTCGAGTCCGATACGAAGAACGCTTTGCTCGCCGCGCTCGGTATTCAGGAAGCGGTCGTCCTGCGGACGAAGTTCGATCTCGTCGCCGCGGTAAGCGACGCGCGCATCGTCGAAGCACTGCGTCCCGACTTCAATGCACTCGAGAAAATCGAAACGCGTGGCGCGATGATCACGGCCTCAAGCCGAATCGACGGCGTCGACTTCATCTCTCGATTCTTTGCACCTCGCTGCGGTATCAACGAAGACCCGGTCACCGGATCCGCTCACTGCTTCCTCGCACCGTTCTGGGCCAAGCAACTGAACAAGACATCGCTCGTCGGCCATCAGGCTTCATCGCGGGGCGGCAAGGTGTACTGCGAAGTCGCTGGCGACCGCGTTCATTTGTCCGGCAACGCAGTCACTGTCTGGAAAGGCCACTTACTGGTTGCTCCTGAGTGA
- a CDS encoding GxxExxY protein yields MFKYFADTFVKEKVLVELKTAKEGNAADEARLMNELKATRIRVELRIDF; encoded by the coding sequence GTGTTCAAGTACTTTGCTGACACCTTTGTGAAAGAAAAGGTTCTCGTCGAGTTGAAGACTGCCAAAGAGGGCAATGCGGCGGACGAAGCTCGATTGATGAACGAACTGAAGGCTACCCGAATCAGGGTTGAACTGCGGATCGATTTTTGA